CGGCTCACCAAAACAAGATCAAGGTTTCGGAATGGCCCAGCCAGAGTCCACATCTAAATCTACGGGGTGATATAAAGAGGGCTGTGCACTGGAGACGCACAACCATTTTGACAAAATATTGCAAAGTCAAGATGTGCAAAACTGATTGACACTTACTCATTAAGATTGCATGCTGTTATCAAATCTAAAGGTATTAGTTTAGGGGTGTGCAAACTTATACAACCTGGTAATTGTACAAAAAATTTCTCACCTTAATATATAGGTTGGAATAGAGGTAAAAGAGGTTCTGAGTAATACCTCTTGGTTtcatttttaacattaaaaacctGCGATTTTAACAGTGGTGTGTAGACTTTTTATATGCACTGTAATGTATATCACATTACCCTTTTTGGACAGATAACTGAAGAAAATAGATATAGTTTACtgataactttatttttaactaACATCAAGACATACTGTACAATGGTAAAGGTAAACTAACAGCTCTCGCATTTATATTCTGCATCTGTGCCAAAGGGATGTGATGATTCTGTATCAGCCATACTGGAGTCAGGAAATCTCAGCAATAGGGGAATGAGAAGGGTAAATTATGGTGTTACCCTTTCTCAACACAATCCATTCCCCATGGAGAGGAAGAGTTGACCTGGACATCTGACAAGCACCACAAAGACTTGCTGAAAACATCTGCTTAACAAGTCAGCATGAACCAACTGCTTTGGATTCTCACAgaggacttttttttaaaactgtgtAAGGATTACACTGCAAATCATCGAATATTAAATAATGAATGCTAAAGACAATGCTGAAATCACAGTTCATCAAGACAAATGAGGAAACGAGGACATGACATCCATCTCTACAGTGTTTTCTTCAGTTTATTCAAACTACTACTAagatattttcttttttgtttgttgtttctttataaaacttaaattaaacaaaaaacaagaaatTGGTGCTTGTTTATAACGCACGGGCACCTGACAATTTAGTTGAAAATAATCCCAGTAATATCAATGCACTGGAATTATTCAAACCACTAGAACTACTTTTTCCTAgaatgccacatgtaaattagGGGTTAGTTAAAAAAGCAGCTTTCATTTCTGCACGAAAATaatcattcattttcaataatGAGGTACTGTTTGGCCTTTGTATAATTTGAATGGAATTAATAGCAATTTTCATGATCAGGCAAATatacttaaacacttttaaacccATGATTCAATAGCAGACAGGTACTTGGATTCATCTGAGTGGCTTTATACTCCAGTTAAGAATAAGCGATACATTGAAAAGGAAACTCATTTGAGTGTAGtaaaatcaaattgtcaggTTTACAGTGACATGGCACATATTTTCATATTCAGCTTATCCAATGTGTAATGTCAAACACTACATCCTGAGTCCTGACGTGCAATCTATTATTACCAACAAGAAAATGTATCTTGCCCTATTTTGTCTGCTTATACAGTTGATACATATTTGCCCCaaattgtttttttgtatttgcattGTGTAAAGCATTTCATAAAGAGAGGAATTAAAATTATACTCTAAATATCTTCATTAAATTTGAGGATTTGGCACCTGTGGCTTTACAGGATAATCCTCTGTCAACTGATACATCCACCACAATCTGTAGGTCATCAAATGAAACACTCAGGGAGCCAAGTGTACAATTACAGTAGAACGTAGCTGCATTTCAATTGTAAATCTCACCATTTTATCTTGTTGTCAGTGATTGTGTAAATAAAAAGTGGTTTAGTGGGTATGCAGTGTTGTCCATTTCAGATCCTTACATTACAttgtaatacattttgttaTAATACAGGTTTAAAAGGATCTGGGTTTTAACCCACACCATATCTAAAATTATTCAACCAATTATTCAATTATAATCTTCACATTAAATGAATCTGAGTTATGAGTTTATCTCAGTCAGAATTAGCTTTTTAGGACAGTTTTTGGACCTTATAACGCAAACATACATTCCTTATAATAAATAACACACAAATGTGTGCATAAGAATCAAAAGCTTCTTCcacaaatgttaattttagcgTCGTATGTTGTGTATGAGTGTCATGACTGATTGATAAAGCCACGCGAAGGATTGGGTGTCAACGGGCGCTCGAGTGACTCGAGTAAACGGAGTCTGATCTGAATTATAATTCGCCTAGAACTAGGACAAGATGTCTCAGCCCACTTATCAGCGAGCGATTTACTGATTGGACACAGATATGTGATTGAGGCGGAGTCCATGGGTGTGTCATGAACGTGCCCAAACTATGATTGGCTTTCGTTTCCCTCTATCAGAATCCAAATAGCGGCTCCTAGAGCCAAACCACTTTCAACACATTAGGCAACTGTGAAGTGTCGATGACAGGAAAATAATATTGTGCACTCTTAGTCATTGTTTTATGATTTAAATATCCGAAATAATCCATCAGGTAAACACCTTAATTTCCCAGAGGCgaaataatgttttgtttttgtcagAGCGCAGAATAATACGTAACGTTAGTTAAGGGTCTGTATTTTGTCAATATAAGGAAGAACACAATGCTGATCAAATCGACGGAGAACTTTCTTGACATTCACTTCACGGACTTCAACGGAGTATTACGACAATAAGGTAAAACTCTAAAAACACACACTATGTGAATTTGATCAATTCAAATATGTTGTCTTGTCTAACCcgatattttttaaattgttttcatCATCTAATATAGGCTACTTCATGCATTCAGGCATTTGAAACAGCACCAAATAGTTGTCTTATTTCGCTTTATTTGACTGTTATGCATGGCAGGTGGAATATTTAGGTGGAAAGCATGCAGTTTAATAAAAAGTCATATCAGCATAATGCATTCACAGGTTTATTGGCCTAAGTATCTTGCAGTATAGCCCGTTGTGTCTGGGGTATTTTATACTTTTAGTATTTCTCGTTATGTTGTGCTGTCACGCGCACGGTTTGCCTGCATGTTGCGAGCGCGCTCTGCTTCTCCGCTTCAAACTGTGCGAATCGCCGCACTTTCCCAACCCCCGTTTCGCTGCTTAGGCAACGAGGGCGGGGATAGCCTAAATAAATGTGGGGAGGGAAAAACGAAGACAACAAACCTTAAAAATTGTAGGCCACGGCGCGTGACCCAGTTCCTACTGAACAACAGTGAGTGTAGCACGATTATTATCCCCGCGCCCGGCACAGGTCCAGTGCGCGTAGTAGCCTAAATGTGTGCGAGTTATTTTTATCTCTCCTTAGTTTTAGAGATAAGAAAGTGTTAAAGTATAATAAAAAAGACATAATTTACGTCTAATTGATTAAGTGTACTGCTTAACATGGTAAATAGGTATAGGCTACTAAAAGTTTTTTCAAATTATgacaagaatttttttctgaaGCACATCACACAGGTCTATATATACATCATGTAGGCTATCATATACATCAgaggtcttcaacctttttcagcccaaggtcTCTGTGGATAGAAAGAAGAAGCAGGTCTCCCATGATGCATATTGTAGTAAACTAACAAATGGGTTCACATGCATCCTATAATGCTTACATTACAAATAGATCAAAATAACTATTTGGAATACTTTTCATGTGGAAATTTAAAGCTTATAAACAATTTTTCATATTTGTTTGATGCCAAATTtaatttctcaaaaaaaaaaaaaatcctgtcaAACAATAATTGGTCCCCGTCAATATACAGGAAATATTTTCTTTGCCGATTACAGCTGAACACATCATGGTCTGTCTCACTCAGCCAAAGCACAATGCCCCTCATTATTTGCGGGGTGGAGTGGGCACCTTTAGGTGCTTAGTTTTGTGGTTTCTATTACCATAAGTTGATCTTGAAGTGTGGTTGTGAGATGCTAATCCCAAATAAGAAAAATGACTTCTTTTACCCAAAACCTGTGGGAGGACCAGGTGGGAAACCACATCACTACACCTGTTGATTGTACATTGGGAGTGAGGCCAGTGTCAATTTCAAAGCTGTGTGTAGTGATCTGAAGTCAGTGTGGGCTTGGCTGCTCCTACGCTTTTGTGTAGGAGTATTGGGTGTTCTTGATTTTGGACACAATGAATACACAGAGAAGAATGTAGTGTAGTGTTGTGCGTCAGATATGTTGTTTTTGGGTCCCCTGGAGAAGGCGATCAGTCTGAGGCTGACCTACTTTTCCTGTACTTTATACCTGCAGAGCTATTTATACCAGTGGCACAGGGCTACAGGAGCAACTCAGACCATCTCTCCTCTTTCAAATgcacaaatacacatttcaGCTAGCATTTACACTATGAGCCGTGTTCATTCTCCTACCCTCTTACTCtttatctttgttttttttaccagCCTGGCCTGTGGAGACCAAACCCACCCAGCCATTCACCCACACACTGTGAAATCCACAACCCCTCAGAGGTGCAGTGAGGGCGAGTTGTATACTTTAAAAGAGCCTGGCGTCAGTCCGGCGTGTAGGTCTGCTGTAAGGTACTGTCTCACATTTCAAAGCCATGTAATATGAAACAACCCacgtctgttttttttttttttggtccaAAATGATTTAAGAGTGAATAACACATTTGTTGAGCCACAACTGGTTCATTAGAAAAAagttaacattacatttttgCAGAGTGGCCCATTAAATAAAGTTGCATCAACAGTGACCACAAACTCTGCAGAACATATTTGggtacttttatttttaacatctCTTTATGGTCACAGGAGAAAGAAAACTGCAGTTCCAGGAATGGAGGACGGTAGGCCCCTGCCTCCAGAAGGGGGTGTAAATGCCAAACTATCCGCCACAGCCATCAAATCAGAGTGTAAGACGGCGGTTACAGCTATCAGGAAAGAGCAAAATCACCCGGAGATATCAACGCAAATGCGTGTGAGAAAAAACGATCTATGTGATGTGCCTTGCAAGGTGCCTCGTTTCCAATATGTGGATTTTCCTTCTTTGCACCAGTGCATCCAACAGCTTTCTGTGCCTCCCATGAATGTTTGGCTGGGATCCTGTTCTCTTGCACCAAAGGCACCGAACCATAGTCCTACCAGTCCTAAAGAAAAGGTGCCCAAGTTTAAGTATGTGGACTATCCCTCTCTCCACCACTGCATTCAGCAGCTGTCAGTGCCTCCGTTAGAAAGCTGGAGTGTGGGGCTGGTCAAGCATAATGCAGAGGGAAGACACGAAGGCTCTGGGTTACAGAAGATTCCCGCTCAGCCTGGAACTGTGAGAAACAACCAAAGAACTAAGAAGAACAAGGCAGGAGATCAGTACAAGGAAATTACAGCATGCTGTTTCCCAAACACAGAACCTTGCAAActaagaaacacacacacaaactcaggCATGAGTAAGGAAGAGAGGCCTGTTGGAGGTCCTCAGCAAGGCTACAGCTCAGATAAAAAGAGACTGCCAGAGAGAGTAGAGAAAGATGAACCACACTTAAAGTTTTCTGCTAGAAAACCAGATGTTGATTTGGGATCAGACTGTGCTTCCAGGTTAGAATCTGGTTTTGGATCGCAGACCGACACAAGGGTGATAAGAAATTGTAGACCTTCGGTTATTAGCATGGtgcacacagacaaacagaagcAATGGATAAAGGCAGATCACATAGAAGAACATTGGAATCCTTCAGATCCTGAATGGGTGCCTTGGAATTTTCTCCAAGAGTCAGTTTGCCCGTTCTGCCAACAGATGTTCACAAATCCAGAGCAGTTCAGGGCTCACCAATGGAGCCATAGAGATAAGGTGACTTTTAACAccattatttattgtttaaaggtgcagtgtgtaacttttagaagtatctaatgacagaaatgcaatctaatatacataactatattatcaggggtgtacaaagacctcacataactgttatgtgtttattacattagaatgagcctttttatctacatacaccgcgggtccccttacatggaagtcgccattttgtgccgccatgtttttacagtagccctaaatggacaaactgctctacagagcatgTTTTGTCACTAGTTCTGTATTtagaccatagatatgtacactagatgtcgccttgggctTCTAAGCATGCAtcaaaccgccgccatcttaaaacaggggtcttgtcataggaagtatctaggtaaagatgctatctccgcctgtacttcgaattcatggaagatgccggacttttgtgctgcgtatggatgttacccactgcgcaaagtgacgtcggaatgacgtctttttcatgtaatttttggacgtccaaatccggtccataaaaggggttgttttgtaacgccaggcgacgtcttttttttgacgtcttctgcacgtctaaatgtttacatccGTAGGACCTCCGTAAGGAAAAGAGACATAAAAAGGGTTACAAGCAAGTCTCGCTAACCACTCGGCCACACAGCCATGTCTAAACATTGTCTATAAGGCACACTTATTGCATTCATAGCAAATTAAATTGTGAGTATGGTcatatacttttaaaataaagaactacatttaattacatatttttaattgtacatttagatgaatttgtatataattcaagaaagcagaaaaacagtactgtataaataatatagactcactatacgtaagtattaatcatgttggtacaataatgctgatatttgtaaataaacacatttttataggcctaatcatgtaatatagACATAGGTATGTCATAGACGTCCAAAGAATCACCCAgctcaaacgtcaaatgttgccatAAATATGATGTCctaatgacgtccaaaaaattacccagttcaaacggcaaatgttgcccgtaaatatgacgtccaagtagggtcatggttggacgtccaaatagtggacctagtttggacgtcgaatacatgtccagaattggtcattgaccgacggacccaatatagacatgatctgcacgtctatcCGACGTCCTGTATTTAGTGGgtagggctactagcactatgcattatagttagaaaaagtaaattttcataatttcaaaactttaatttttttctggactcaatgctaaatacatgtctgactgttgaaacgaaccacaagaaaaccaagaaaatcgcattcatgacgatttatggtgattttattacCGTTACACCACTGCCTGGCACTGATGCAgggctcccctgtttcaagatggcggctctagttgacgcattcggtccaatgaactgccgtagccagggcgacatctagtgtatatatctatggtcctagacaacatgtttgtcctgtggcggctactgtagcttctctatgcatttcggtGAACGTTgcctgagccattggttgcaattcacaatatCATTGCTTgatgccactaaaatctacacactgcaccttttcATGTATcaactatttataaaaaaatgatcaAATCTGGCATAAATGCCTAATTTCACAATGTTTACcaatttttgtgtattttatggcACTAAATAGTTGTTGGGCATAAAAAATCAGTTCTTGAATTACTGTGCAATATAAAAACTGTTGTTTTAATCACAATTTTCTTATATTCACAGAGACCAAACTGATGGCCAAAACTGAAAGGTCACCTGCCGGGTGAAAGCTGCATTTGGCAAACAAATCATGCCGGATTATGGAATCTCATCATCAGAGGCCTTCTTGTGTTATGATTGGCTACAGTGGTGATTGCTGGAAGGACTTTGAAGAGATCAAAGACATGACACATTAGAAATGTTTGATTCAGACCTTAGGGAAAATAAGTCTTTGTATTTATTGATTACATGAAATTTTAAAAGGTAGAATTGGACGGACAGAAACACACAAGCATACAATATTCTTTGTTCGCACATGAACACACATCCAGGCACACATAATTGCAAGAGTGCAGACACACTCCTAGTATCCTATTTACTGTATTATTCATAAGAGCTCGATATTTACTGCCCCACTTAAGGGCCACCAGTCATAATGGTGTTTCAACTGGCAGGCGATTAAATCCAGATTTATAGACATAACAACATGTTACAGACTCCTGATGAGATTTGGCAAAGAGACAATTTTGTTGGGTCCTGAGAAATATTAGCTATTGTTTGTGCTTCACAAACAAACAGGTTAATAATGTTTTGCTATCTAAATGAgcttttctgtatttttatgtttttgaaatTCATGTATAGTGACTTTATGAGCTGgcaaattttttaaatccttttaagttTGTATTGTGCAAGTATTTTTTTCATACAGAAATAAATGCTTGGGTTTTTCAAAACAGGCATTTGGAAAGACTCTCAGTTTTCTAAATGTAGGCTACACCCTTAAAAATGGTGGGTTGTTTTTAACTCGTGGCTGGGTagatattggacagaacacgccgctgggttataaataaacctatgctgggttgtttcaacccaacagTCTGTTAAATATTTACCCAGctatgggttaaaaacaacccccAATGTTCTATATGGTATATTTTTACATGAACAAGTTGTTGATCCAACAATAACAGTAATAATGCTTAGTTGTTaagttttaagtttaaatattagaaaaagtgtTTATTGGCATTTACAAATAC
The sequence above is drawn from the Misgurnus anguillicaudatus chromosome 22, ASM2758022v2, whole genome shotgun sequence genome and encodes:
- the LOC129440435 gene encoding uncharacterized protein isoform X1 codes for the protein MSRVHSPTLLLFIFVFFTSLACGDQTHPAIHPHTVKSTTPQRCSEGELYTLKEPGVSPACRSAVRRKKTAVPGMEDGRPLPPEGGVNAKLSATAIKSECKTAVTAIRKEQNHPEISTQMRVRKNDLCDVPCKVPRFQYVDFPSLHQCIQQLSVPPMNVWLGSCSLAPKAPNHSPTSPKEKVPKFKYVDYPSLHHCIQQLSVPPLESWSVGLVKHNAEGRHEGSGLQKIPAQPGTVRNNQRTKKNKAGDQYKEITACCFPNTEPCKLRNTHTNSGMSKEERPVGGPQQGYSSDKKRLPERVEKDEPHLKFSARKPDVDLGSDCASRLESGFGSQTDTRVIRNCRPSVISMVHTDKQKQWIKADHIEEHWNPSDPEWVPWNFLQESVCPFCQQMFTNPEQFRAHQWSHRDKRPN
- the LOC129440435 gene encoding uncharacterized protein isoform X2, with amino-acid sequence MEDGRPLPPEGGVNAKLSATAIKSECKTAVTAIRKEQNHPEISTQMRVRKNDLCDVPCKVPRFQYVDFPSLHQCIQQLSVPPMNVWLGSCSLAPKAPNHSPTSPKEKVPKFKYVDYPSLHHCIQQLSVPPLESWSVGLVKHNAEGRHEGSGLQKIPAQPGTVRNNQRTKKNKAGDQYKEITACCFPNTEPCKLRNTHTNSGMSKEERPVGGPQQGYSSDKKRLPERVEKDEPHLKFSARKPDVDLGSDCASRLESGFGSQTDTRVIRNCRPSVISMVHTDKQKQWIKADHIEEHWNPSDPEWVPWNFLQESVCPFCQQMFTNPEQFRAHQWSHRDKRPN